The following is a genomic window from Prunus persica cultivar Lovell chromosome G7, Prunus_persica_NCBIv2, whole genome shotgun sequence.
TGAAAGCTTCTACTTGACTTGTTCTGCATATGTTTGGTATAGTTTGCAGCTTGTTCATTTGCTATGGAAATGATTAGTGCCACTACGACGtttttctttctatctttgtttttcatgGTAACCAGAGGGAGAGTTAGGTTACTGTTATGCTGCTTTGGTTTTCTCTATTGCGTGAGTGAAGTGTCAAATTGTTGGCTGATTTAGGGTTTCAAACATGTCGATTTTGGCCTAAAAATAGAGTGGTACTTATTGTTTAGCACTATTTCGTTCTAGATTTGGTCTTTTAACATAAATATTGTACCGTACCACTCAAGTTTCGATTAGTGTCAGATCAATAACATACACTAATCTGTGCACTTTATTTAGCtatgattttgaatttgaattttttgtacCTATACAGTgtgtttaatatatttttatggatATTAAACTTTGAAGATTTTGATTGATGCCTTTGtgtcttttctcttttatacTTTCCCGTGTTTGTTTCTATATTTCAAAATAACTTTCAGCAATTTTAAATCACAGGTGTTGATCTTGAAAACCCAGTACTAGATGTCAGCCCAGCACCGCTTTCTACTCCTGGTTCTAAAGATGTTTTATTGTGTGAACGAGTACGAGTTTCTGGTATATCCAGGCTAAGACTTGGGAGTTATGCAAGTTCACTTCGAATTACTTTGTCTCCATCTCTTGGAATCCCAGAGAAATTGTATAGCAAAATTGAGGTTTGCTTTCACAGGTGAGAAAAATGTCACGTCTTTTTACTGTTAAGCGCATGCTTGCTTAACCCTCCCTTCTCCTGTTGCTGTCACTTACTCATTTTCTCTagcatatatttatatttacacacacacacacacacacacaaatacaacttatttttcttttttctgtggATTGCTTTGTCTGACTCATTAGTTTGTTTGCAGGAATAATTCTCTTGTACTATGTCAGTGTGAAAAGGATAATTGGAAAAATCTTCAGAAAGAGTTATGGAGCACTGTTATGTCCCCTTATgatgaaaaatatattgatGTCAGGTTCAATGATGAAATACCTGGTTCGGTCACCATTACTGTTGAAGAAGGTCTGccaaaagtaaaataatttatagcTGACTACAATTTCTTATGCTACAATTTGCAAGCTTTgataattatttcaattttgtctttGCAGATTCTCAGAAATGGCGCCTTGTGTGCCTAGCACTGGGATTCTTTTTACTATTGCTGGCACCAATTATCAGCAGTTGGGTTCCTTTTTATTATAGCAGTTCAATGGCTATAGGAGTTTTTCTGGTCATTATAATCCTTCTTTTCCAGGTACTTATTTGTGTTTCCCAGATGTATATCTGTGCCCAattgaatgatttttttttttcttttctttctttcaattcttcatttaatttatgtttggctttgactttttcttttactgCGTGAGAAGCATATGGATGGAAACACAAACCTGGAGTCTCTGACCATATCCagtatataaaaaatactGCTCAAGTAAATAATTAAAGGGCGCATCTGTCCAATGCTTTTATGATTATAATCTCCAGTGTGCACTCTGCTTAACTTATAAACTTGGAGATTGTGGCtacagtttttttatttatcccaaaactgaatttaatattttttaggcAAAAGTTTATTTTTGGTCCCTATAGGTTGCTGGCTTTACCACTTTGGTCcttcttgtttcaattttgtcaattttatccTTATAGTTTCCATTTGGAGCAATTTAAGGAcacatttcaattttttgtcaaattactCCAAATTACGTTAAGCTTTGACCATGTGAAGGGCACGTGGATGGGCATTTTAGTTCACTTGAGCCATCTAGTGGTGAAATACAAGCGAGAGCTCTTCCCATTCACTTTAAGTGcgattttgggatttagggtgtcgaaaaaaaatttgcatctCTGTATTAAAATTTTGGTGAATTGGGAGGAATTTGACTCGAGtggaccaaaatacccctttATGAGGGGCACGTGGTCAAAACTTAACGGAGTTGGGAGGAATTTAGACAAAACTTGAAATGTGTTCTTGAATTGctttgaattgaaaactacaaggataaaattgaaaaaattgaaaactacatggataaattgaaaaaattgaaactacgGGGACTAAAGTGGTAAAAGCGGCAAACTACAGGGACAAAGATGACTTTTTGCCTATTTCTTAGATACCTTATTTTCTATGCACTTTGCTCAAGTAAATACTTGAAAGGGGACATGTGTGCATTTCACTTTGCTCAACCTCTGCCCTTAAGTTATGGTTTCCTCTTAAACTAGGTCTGCAGCAGAAAATCAagagtagtttttttttttggctttctgTTACACGTGTATCTGTTAGTGCATGCAATAATGAATTTGTAGGAATTAGGTGATGTTTTTGGCTTTCATCTGCAGTTTTTAGCCTGCAAATTTGTAGGCGATGTTTTTCATaaccctttttctttaatctttTAGGGAATGAAGTTGTTGCCAACTGGAAGAAAAAATGTCTTCTATCTTACTATCTATGGATCACTGGTAAGGCTTGATATCTCGAATCTTCACTTGCTTCAGAGTAACTCATTAACTTCGTATAATATATAGTGCAAGTAAATCTCAGAATTTATATGCCTTTCACAGCTTGGAGCAggatcttttctttttcatcaaTTTTCTATGCTGGTAAATTCAATTCTTCTAAATTTTGGGCTAAGTGAAGAGATGCACAACCCGGTAAGTATTTGTTCCCTTAATCTTATCCTAATTGTATTGAACCGTTTATATTTTGGATGCTTGTGATTCCAATTCTAATATTAGGTATATTATCCATATTTTCAAAGTGTCATGAAAATATGGACCAGCGgattttttttgcattattGGGATAAATTCTGATGAGCATGACAATATATCTGCAGTTTGGCATTATATTAAGAGATATCAAGGAAACAGTCTTTTGTGCCTTTTTCATACAttcatactctctctctctctctctctctctctctctctctctctctctctctctctctctctctctcacacacacacacacacacacacacacacacacacccacTCACTCACCcatctcacacacacacacgcctCTTTAAGTGAACACTGAAACCTTTGATTATTGATAAAACGAAAAAACGCCACCTTGTAACCCTTAATTATGAAGGCTCTCCATGTGGACTCTTTTGCTTAAATTACTCGCGTAACATCACATGCTGNNNNNNNNNNNNNNNNNNNNNNNNNNNNNNNNNNNNNNNNNNNNNNNNNNNNNNNNNNNNNNNNNNNNNNNNNNNNNNNNNNNNNNNNNNNNNNNNNNNNGAAAAAAAGGTTCCGCATAAAACATTTCATGATTTGcctattttcatattaattattttttaatgggATTTTACTTTGTGGACTACCTTATTTCCCGTTTCATAACATTTTTGTCTCTATTCTTCTTATTTAAAAGAGAGGGCGGAGAGATACATAAAAAAATGAGAGTGGTTGTTGAGAGATGATGAAGGAAAATACATTGGTAAAAGAACATCAGAATAAAAATTTGGTTAAGTTGGATGGTGCATGTAGAGCCCTAAACTTATGAGTAGTGTTTGTTGTTCTCATTTACTTATGTGATGTAAGTTAGAACTAAATTCAGTCTGATGCCTTCACCAAGAGGAAATTCAAATCTTATTTGTAATATGAATGAGCTCACTTTTGAGTTcctgtaaataaaaaaaaaaaaaaaaaaaaagaacctctaatttgaatatttCTGAAATATATTTTAGCTATTTGTAGGTTCATCCAGATTTAAATAGTGGCACTGATAAGTGACAGCAGTGAGGATAAAGGGCATACTGTCGTTatggatttttctttattataacATTGCCTAATagtttttacaaaaaattaaaaagtatttgataaaattattTCAAAGGGCTGGTTTCCTGTGCAACTGGTTACCTCTAGTCGCTGGGATCACAATTATGCAAAAACCACTTAACATTATTACGTCATCTGTAGAGTATAATTGCAATTTTGGATCCAATAAGTCGTGCTTCACTAGTTTACCTGAACTtctattgttttttgttttgtttgaggtGGTGTTTAGTATTAGTGGCAAGAAACCCTGCATTGGTAAACACTGTAAGGTTATCTTGTGCACGCATGTATGCAAATTAACAACTAGCAAGAGAGATAATCAAACTAATTTTGTAATCCTTACAATATAAGGCCTTTACATTTACttgtgtgaagatatatggtgGGAAGACAAAGTTTAGACTAATTATCTGCTTCTGACATTTTTCCTTGGTTTACATCATGATATTACAGTCTTGCCTAATTACCTAGTCATGTTTTGCTGGCAGGTCTCAGTATTTTTACTAGTGGGAATTATCCTCGCGGGAGCTGCATTAGGGTACTGGATTGTGAGGAGGTTTGTCGTCTCAAAAGATGGAACAGTAGATGTTGGTATAGCCCAATTTGTTAAGTGGGCGATGCGCATAATTGGAACCACCTCCATCTTGCAGGTGTTTTCTCACTTTCCTTTTGGCTGTATATTCGATATTCAAGTACAAACATTTCCCTGCTTAATCAAACTTAATGTGGGATAGCAATTTGTAACCCTATTGTTACATGGAACCTTAGAAGAGAAGTACCATTTGAAGACACAGCATGGTGAACAATCTTATAATCAAACATCCAAATCACTGCATGTGTAACAAATGAATCTTACCTagctaaaattatttttgaataaaCGTTCAGTGCAAACAAAGTCAGCAATTTTTTATCAGAAATGTGAAAATGGAGACTAATTAGAATTATTGGATTATAAGGCCATGTCTTTATGTCCTAAGGTTTAGTTAGTAAATGAATGTACACTGAATACTCAATAGACAGATACAACATCTCACTTTGTATAGCCAAGTTTAGTAAACATAGATTTGTGTTTCCTGTACTATTACTTGTTGTCCCTTTGAGGATCAATTTTCAACCAGAGAAACACAATTTACCTCTTCATTGCCTGGTACTATTAGGACAATGTCACTTGAAACttttttcatttacttttttcttgttgacCCACTGGCACTTATGATTGAATTGGTTGATTCTGGAGTAGTCTGCTgttaaatttagttttataaattatagtAATTGCCAACATTTCATGCCATTGCTCTTTGCTGTTCTCATTTGTTCTTAATATGTGtgctttttccatttttcattatttctcAGAGCACTCTCGATACTCCTTTAGCAGTGGGGGCTTTGGTTTCTTGCTGGATTATCTGCAAGCTCATCAGTTCTCTGAAACGGCAAGATTTACATTCTTTCCCTACATACTTTCTTGTTATTCAAGAAGTGAATGCATCGTAGTATTGAAGAAATCTTAGTAGGGATGGTTTTTTTCATTGCTGTACTATCTCATCATTCAATTAATTGCAATTGTCAATAACAgtatatttttcttgaaacGAGTTTAACGATTCTGACTTGATTTTGTATCTCGAAGGTAAAAATTAGTTGTCTAAGAAAGTGCAGTTAAATGAATGGATGCGGTGTTGACCATTGATAAGGAGAATCTATGAATATTCATGAGAATATGGTCATTATGTTCTTAGCATTTGATGACATAACATTTTGTATCCCAGAACTATTTGCAGCTGGTCTTTTTTGTTGTACCGTTTTTCACGTTAAAATATATTACTATGATTATATGCAGGCATCAGTTGGGTGCTTGGAGCGGGAGTCCTTGGCTCCAGCAGGGTAGACAGGTCAAGGGCAGACACGGTCGTCCAGAATTTCTTAGCAGGTCTAGCCCACAAAAGAAGAACTGGAAGAGTCCATCGACTCTATCTGCTTGGTCTGACTCTCCTGTCAAaggtattttttgttttattttatcttgttATGTTTCTGCATGTTTTGATTGATTCTTGTTCCAGCTGCTACATGGATTGCTTTCTTATATACTTTAACAAAGAGTTTGGGTTATGTTCTGgttatttagaagaaaaaaaactaagtCTTAAAATGCAGAATATCCATTTCCTTTTCAGCTTTAACTATCATGCAAAAGGAATCCCAAAATATGTATGTTTTTATACACGCTGAAGTGTATCATGACcaatatgttattttttcattGCGGAAACTCTCTACCTCCCCATGAACTTTAAAGTGAGAAATATTCTTCAAGATTTTCCTCActtctgttttggtttttatgtCCCTCAAAttactttctttttacttttgcCTTTGGTGTGAAGGAAAGTAAGATCCCCTCGCGAAATTCAGTTCCTttacattttttgttgttgtttcatTGATCACTTTATCGAAGTATTACATGTTGGGCATGGTTCTGGGACGGCTATTTGACACATTCAGTTATGCTATTTGTGTCTGTTTCTTGCAGGTGTCATGTCACCATCCTTTAGGGCACGTGATCAACAGGAGTACTATTCAACCTTCCACAAGATGCAAAGCcgaaagaagttcacaaagaAAGAGTGGGATGATTTCACACAGCAATCTACCCGCCAAGCTATAGCAGAATGGGCATCATCTCCTGAAGTCACTGATTGGATCATCGAGCATGCTGACCGTATACAACTCCTTCCAAGCGAGAGTTCAGACGAAACCGTGGGAAGTGCATCAGATTCTACCGATGAGAATGTTGTGGGCACGGATCGAGTAGGTTTTCTCAAGTGGTAGTGCCGTCTGCAGTTGGCTTAGGTTGTATTTTGTGTAACTTCTAAGGTAGATGACACTAATTTGGACTGCCTCCTTGAAGTAACAGTAGTGGCTGTATAGAACGGGTAGGAATGACGTAGTTAATTTTATGCACCAGTCAGCATTCTGGGAATTTTGGTAAAACTAGTTAACCATGTCATAGGCGCAGCTTTTGTCATACTGCTTGTTTAGGCGTCCAAAGTAAATTTCTGCTACTAGCGAGCTGAAGGCAAGACACCATAGAAGGTGCTGTAAGTTCTGAGTTCTGACTGTAGTCGTGTACTGAATGTGAATGTGGAAAGGATTTCATGTTTCTGTATATCTTCCTCAAAAGGATTTCATGTTCCACTACTTCTTACCCATCTTccgtttatttattttttactctttTATCATGGAAGACATGGATTTATAACTATTTAAAAAGTCAACGGGCTAACTTAGTGAAAAATGATATTGACTTAAAAGTCTTCCCCTGACACTTTGGCAATGTTTGTGAAAACCCTCTTCTCCTTccccttcctaactttggcAGAAAGTTATTCAAAAAGGGCCTTACGAAGGGTTACgctttgttctttttcctcGAGAATTCCTTGTAGTTTCCAACCGACGCAAACAAAGAGTcaagtcaatatatatatatatatataagcccAATTCTCgttcatcatcttcctcaaGCAATTAAGCAGCCTTCATTCAAAGACATGGGAGAAGCTCAAACTGGATGGATGTTCGATGTGTTCGTAAGTTTCAGAACTGAGGACACTGGCAAAAACTTCACTGATCATCTATACAATGCTCTGGATCAAAAGGGAATTGTCACCTTCAGACACGACGCACTTGAGAGAGGAAAACCCATTTCCACAGAAATTCTGAAAACGATCAGAGAATCAAGGTTTTCGATCGTTGTCTTCTCAAGAAGCTATGCTTGTTCAAATCGGTGCTTGGATGAGCTTGTGGGGATCCTTGAGTGCATGAAATCAAAGGGTCAGACCGTTTTCCCAGTTTTCTATGACGTGGATCCATCTGATGTGCGCAAACAGAAGGGTTGTTTTGAGAAAGCTCTTTGTGAACATGTGCAATTCATGGACAAGGTGGAGAGCTGGAGGGCTGCACTGAAAGAGGCAGCTAATCTCTCTGGATGGGATTTGAAGAACAAGTAGGCTGTCAGTTGCaactattaatttaatttttattttatttgtctttTAGTATATCAACTTATCAAACTTTATACATCTGGAACAGAGATTTCTTTTGAATTGTCGATTTGAGTCCTTCAAggatcaaatcaaattttccTCTGTCATATGCAGACATAACTTCTTCCTGTGTTATTAGACTGAATATCTGAAACAGCATTTGGTGGTTTGAAGTTAGTTGTGTTCATGTGATGTCATGTAATTAGAAGAGCCAAAATGTCATATtttaagagagaaaagaggcAAAATTgttattaagaaaagacaGTATCTTGTGAAGCTCTGGTGAAAGCGATATACATGGTTTTCAGAAGGCTGTTATGAACATACTATTCCCAACGGATACCATGGCTACGTTGAATCAATCAATGGGATGGTTTCAGATGGCTTTTGAGAAATTGATTCAAACagagtttttgggttttggactcaaattctgttttcagtttaaaattttggatTAAAATAGAATACCAAATAGCCCCTTACAATTCCCAACTGATACTATGGTTATGATGAATGAAGCAATGAGACTTCCATCTTTTTGACATCATCAATATGCCCATTCTTGTTGTGTCTCTTGTTATTAAAACCATATGAATTGACAAGACCAGAAGGTCTTGGGTAGAAACTGAGGCCATTATTGCCTCCCAAGTGCAATTTGAATCCAGCTTTGTTTGCTTTATTTACTTTCCTTGAAAAATTACCAAGCTGCTCTCTACAAATCAAAGGGCATAcattatatttgaaattgcaGCTCCCTTCTTCCCTTCAAATTTTCTGTCTCAGTGAACAGAACTAAAGAATACTGCATATTGCATACTGTTTCTTTGACAAGTTATGGCACATTTTTTACTCCTCACACGAACTCCTTGTTCTCCTTTTTTCAGGTTCGAGTCAAAAGTTATCCAAGAGATTGCTGAAAGGATATTCAATCAATTGAGCCAAGAGGTTTCAAGTGCGCTCAAGGATTTAGTTGGAATAGATTCCCTCGTCAAGGAAATGAATATGTACTTAGATACGGGGGAGGATGATGTTCGCATTACAGGAATCTGTGGGGAGAAAGGAATA
Proteins encoded in this region:
- the LOC18770847 gene encoding uncharacterized protein LOC18770847, whose translation is MGSPSTATLVLLFTFCLSLSTLSLATDDGAIKGVDLENPVLDVSPAPLSTPGSKDVLLCERVRVSGISRLRLGSYASSLRITLSPSLGIPEKLYSKIEVCFHRNNSLVLCQCEKDNWKNLQKELWSTVMSPYDEKYIDVRFNDEIPGSVTITVEEDSQKWRLVCLALGFFLLLLAPIISSWVPFYYSSSMAIGVFLVIIILLFQGMKLLPTGRKNVFYLTIYGSLLGAGSFLFHQFSMLVNSILLNFGLSEEMHNPVSVFLLVGIILAGAALGYWIVRRFVVSKDGTVDVGIAQFVKWAMRIIGTTSILQSTLDTPLAVGALVSCWIICKLISSLKRHQLGAWSGSPWLQQGRQVKGRHGRPEFLSRSSPQKKNWKSPSTLSAWSDSPVKGVMSPSFRARDQQEYYSTFHKMQSRKKFTKKEWDDFTQQSTRQAIAEWASSPEVTDWIIEHADRIQLLPSESSDETVGSASDSTDENVVGTDRVGFLKW
- the LOC18771077 gene encoding TMV resistance protein N; this translates as MGEAQTGWMFDVFVSFRTEDTGKNFTDHLYNALDQKGIVTFRHDALERGKPISTEILKTIRESRFSIVVFSRSYACSNRCLDELVGILECMKSKGQTVFPVFYDVDPSDVRKQKGCFEKALCEHVQFMDKVESWRAALKEAANLSGWDLKNKFESKVIQEIAERIFNQLSQEVSSALKDLVGIDSLVKEMNMYLDTGEDDVRITGICGEKGIGKTTIAQAVFDSLSVRFDGSSFLANIKEVSEKQGLVPLQEQLISEILMARNMKIRNVHRGVNTIRNSLCRKKILLVLDGVDRLEQLENLAGNRNWFGAGSRIIITTRDENLLIRYGVDRKYRAAELNHDDALRLFCWKAFKQGRPPEDYAGLCNLVLDHAKGVPSALEALGSFLFGRSLPEWQGAVDRLAQVPCTWDYLK